From Rutidosis leptorrhynchoides isolate AG116_Rl617_1_P2 chromosome 3, CSIRO_AGI_Rlap_v1, whole genome shotgun sequence, a single genomic window includes:
- the LOC139902279 gene encoding uncharacterized protein, which yields MKAQTKEQVIDADLEKNGEHVIDVDKESAENEKKRKKDGSNKGSWVWEYFSYINGSNNTKVKCSFCPTKISAGSRTHGTSSMSYHLKNVSKRSRVYKKKGYEKTNHFEPKAQHFGGWGSLAFQSFSQEKARKSLARMCIKDNRPFSVVDDEGLREFI from the coding sequence ATGAAAGCACAAACTAAGGAACAAGTCATTGATGCTGATCTTGAGAAGAATGGTGAACATGTAATTGATGTTGATAAAGAATCTgctgaaaatgaaaaaaaaagaaagaaagatggTAGTAATAAGGGATCATGGGTGTGGGAGTATTTTAGTTACATCAATGGTAGCAACAACACTAAGGTAAAATGTAGTTTTTGTCCAACAAAAATTTCTGCCGGATCGAGAACCCATGGTACGAGCTCTATGTCATATCATTTGAAAAATGTAAGCAAAAGATCACGCGTTTACAAAAAAAAAGGATATGAAAAAACAAACCACTTTGAACCTAAGGCCCAACACTTTGGGGGATGGGGCAGTTTGGCTTTTCAATCCTTTTCTCAAGAAAAGGCTAGAAAATCTCTAGCTCGCATGTGTATTAAAGACAATAGACCTTTTAGTGTTGTCGATGACGAAGGGTTAAgggagttcatttga